AGGGCAAGGCCGTGTCCCTGACCTTGTTGCACAAGGATCAGCAAAAGCCCTTCAAGGTCAAGGTGGTGCGCGACACCATCCCGATTATCAGCGTCAAAGCCAATGAAGTCGAACCGGGCTACCTCTACATTCGCCTCAATCGCTTCAACGAGAATACCACCGCCGAGCTGAAACAGGCCCTGGCCGATTATCAGAAGGGCGGCAAGCAGCTCAAAGGCACCATCCTTGATCTGCGCAACAACCCCGGCGGTCTGCTCGAACAGGCCGTCAACGTGTCCGACGTGTTCCTGCCCAGCGGCCAGATCGTTTCCATCAAGGGCAAGAATCAGGAACAGGAAAAGATTTTTTCGGCCAAGGGCGACGGCGCTGACGTTGCGTCGCCCCTAGTGGTGCTCATTAATTCCGGTTCCGCTTCGGCTTCGGAGATCGTGGCCGGTGCGCTCAAGGACCACAAGCGCGCTCTGCTCGTCGGCGAGAAGACCTTTGGCAAGGGGTCGGTGCAGACTGTTATCCCGCTTTCCGACGGCTCCGGCATCAAGCTGACCACGGCTCTCTACTACACGCCAAGCGGCCGCTCCATCCAGGCCGAAGGCATCGAACCCGACTTCATGGTCCCCATCCAGGATACCGAGTCTGATCGAGACAAGCTCTCGGCCAACCACCAGTTCCGTGAGCGCGACCTGACCCGGCACCTGGAAAACAAGAAAAAGAAGGCGTCCGAGGCAACCGATGATCCCAAGCAGAAGATGCTCGATCAGCTTGCCCGGGACAATCAGCTCAAACTCGCTCTGGAATTGGTGAAGTATTTCCCCATCAAAACCTACGTCCCCTAAGAAGCGCCCAGCCAAGAAGGGAGCCGCCAAACCCGCCAAGGGACCGGGCAAGGCTCCCAAGGGCTCACGAGCCGGAGGGAACAAACATATTGTTCTCTCCGGCAAACCTGTTTTGACAGCCGTGGCCGGTCTGGCCCTGGCTGCCACTCTCGTCGTGCTTGCGTCCATGCTCTTCGGGCCTTTTCCGTCGCCGCCCTGGGAACGCATCGTTGCTCCGGCGGTCAAGGCAACGGCGCCCAAACAGGCGGCCGAGAAAAAGAAACGCGAAGTGGCTAAGCCGCAGCCCCATCTCCAGCCGCAGCCCCATCCCCAGTCGCAGGCACAGCCCCAGTCACAGGCCCAGGCGCAGACCCCGGAACAGATTCTCGCCGAGGCTCTGGCCCAGGCCCAGGCGAAAGCCCAGGCGCAGGCTGCGGCCCAGCCGGCAACACAGGCGGCTGTCCACTACGAAGAACATCTCCCGGCCCAGGCCGGTCAGCCCGAAAACGAGAGCTCCAGCCATGAAGTGCGCGGTCGGGTCGAACCACCGGCCCAGTTTGCCGCGTCCGATCCTGCTCCGCCCGACCCGCAGGCGCATCCCCTGGCCCGTGACGCCGGCAAGGCTCCCCGCATGGTCGTGATCATCGACGATATTGGCGATCACCCGGTTATGGCCAAAAACCTGACGGAATTGCCGTTTCCCGTCACCCTGGCCATCCTGCCCAACCGGCCCAGAACCCGCTCCGTGGAAGCCATGGCCGTGGCCCAGGGTGTGGAAATCATCCTGCACCAGCCCATGCAGCCCGGCAGCTATCCGCGCGTCAACCCCGGTCCCGGGGCGCTTTTCACGGATATGGACGCCGAACACATCAAAACCATCCTGCGCGACAATCTCGCCCAAGCGCCGCACGTCAAAGG
This window of the Desulfovibrio sp. TomC genome carries:
- a CDS encoding S41 family peptidase, encoding MRFLTKVSCSLAVCLALGSAAFAAAKPEEDRFAPLKRFSQVMDLVENHYVKPVTRNELIDGAIVGMLQQLDPHSSFLSKDEFKEMQVSTSGEFGGIGIEISMENGRLTVISPIDDTPADKAGIKSGDVILEIEGESTQDMTLVDAVQKIRGPKGKAVSLTLLHKDQQKPFKVKVVRDTIPIISVKANEVEPGYLYIRLNRFNENTTAELKQALADYQKGGKQLKGTILDLRNNPGGLLEQAVNVSDVFLPSGQIVSIKGKNQEQEKIFSAKGDGADVASPLVVLINSGSASASEIVAGALKDHKRALLVGEKTFGKGSVQTVIPLSDGSGIKLTTALYYTPSGRSIQAEGIEPDFMVPIQDTESDRDKLSANHQFRERDLTRHLENKKKKASEATDDPKQKMLDQLARDNQLKLALELVKYFPIKTYVP
- a CDS encoding divergent polysaccharide deacetylase family protein, with protein sequence MAGLALAATLVVLASMLFGPFPSPPWERIVAPAVKATAPKQAAEKKKREVAKPQPHLQPQPHPQSQAQPQSQAQAQTPEQILAEALAQAQAKAQAQAAAQPATQAAVHYEEHLPAQAGQPENESSSHEVRGRVEPPAQFAASDPAPPDPQAHPLARDAGKAPRMVVIIDDIGDHPVMAKNLTELPFPVTLAILPNRPRTRSVEAMAVAQGVEIILHQPMQPGSYPRVNPGPGALFTDMDAEHIKTILRDNLAQAPHVKGINNHMGSTFTSYPEGMAAVMDVLKEKGLFFLDSVTSAVSAAPEAARRAGVPFYRRAVFLDNVRNVRTILGQLKTAERNAIKNGRAIAIGHPYGETLEALKVWARERDSSVAVVTLTELGPEF